The DNA sequence caggatacccagggctcggtttacacctatcgccatttctagccactcggggaccataggcaggctgggggaacacattgttaaaaaatctcaaagtgacattttcatgccatgggacctttaacacttCCGAATGTGACACAAAGAATGAAAATCAAACATGAATACCATAAGTATAACATTTGGATAACTTTGCTTTGTTAACATTTGTGCATACCTGCTGGCACCGTTCACACTGGTAAGGCTTCTCCCCACTATGGACACGCTTGTGTCTCTCAAGGTGGTAGCGCTGGATAAACCTCATATCACACATGTCACAAGCAAATGGCTTCTCTCCTGAAAgagcacacaaatacacagtcaATGAATCTATTTTAGCGTCTCGTACAAACAAACTGTTTTCACATACTAATCTTTATTTGCAAACTATTTccaacacttaaaaaaaagttaagggGAAAATTGCCCTATCAGTAAATTTCAACAGTGTGGTTTCAGCACCTGAAAATTGGATATTCTTAAAAAGGCCTTGTCATCAACTCATTATGTGTAGATCAGAGTGgaattttgtgttttcatgGCCCAGATCTACGCAACATAGTGGCCCCAAAAACTGGGGCGAGTATTTTGAGGCTGGTTCAACATCCCATCAAATGACTTGACAATCCAAACTCGAGTTTGTTGTGACTCCGTTCTGTTGGAAGCGCCAGAGCCTCTCTCAGTAATAAGGGTACGGTAAAAGAACGCATACCCGTATGAGTGAGGCTGTGTCTCTCCAGGTGGTTACGCTGAATAAACCTCATGTCACACATGGAACAAGCATACGGCTTCACCcctacacacacagagcaataCATTAGCCCTACCACCCACAAGTGCATGAAATACAACTTTCAAGCTCAAACTAGCACTATCGCTAAAATATTAACAGAGATAATAGCTAATTTCTTTGTATGTAATgtgcatttaattttttttttttatttggaaaatATGTTGAAATATTCATACATGCAACTAAGATCATTATTTAAACTGAATAGAGTTAAGTCAGATTTTAACATAACGTGGAGTTAGACATGCCAGGTTTAaagcaaaaacaccaaaatctTGTCACATTTATTTAATGTATGCTTTGTCTGAATAAACATCAGTAGCACCCTCCCTTGACACTGCAACAACTATTTCAGCATCCTCTCACCTTAAAGCTATTAAGCCTTTATTTACagcacaaaaatatgaacatataaTAAGCAGTAATGATTTAACATTTTGAGTTTGAATTTGAACCTGTTAATACTGGATGTTACGTTTCCTAAAAGACATCATCTACTTTTAAAGGGTAaacaaagatttattttttctcaaaaGACTTATGACGCAATCAAATGCTaacataaatacaaaatgaGTAGTATTTAGGAGTACTCTTTCAGATTGATTTCTAGGTGACACAGCAGTACACAGAATGTTTTAGTAAGGTTAGGTTCCAAGAACCCATtcggatttaaaagaactgtgGATTTGTGGAGTTGTGCTTTTCAGTTATGCTTATTGACTTCTGAGAGCAAAGCTGTGAGCTATTGCACTTCTGTATCTATGACAAAAGACAGGATATTTATTTTCTCACCTTTCAACCaaaaataaatcactaaaacattgaaaatatcAGCCCAAATGTGCTGggaaggtgttttttttttcctttcaacaTATTTTCTGATTCCTTACTTAATTGCTTGCTAAAAATTATGCTAAGAATTGCAACTAGAACTTAATAAGAACCTGAATTCACAACTGGAATTGTAGTCtgaatcatttaaaaatgtaacccTAGCTAAAAGACAACATACTCAATCCTTTGCATCCACATTATAGTTCTTGAATTGCCCTCCAGTATTACTGTGTACGTAGTACAAATTAATTCAAAAGGCagataaacaaaaaaagcttttaGGATTGCTCAACAGTGAACTGAACCTAACCTAACACATTGTGTAAAAATCAAACACATGGGCCCATTTACACCTGGTATTAACATGTGATGGTCTCACTTGTCCCTAAATTGTGATCAATATATCAATATGCAAATTAGTTAGGCGGGCTTGTCATGATTTACTAGCTTTTACTACCATTTGTAGCTTTTGCTGGGTTTGCTTAAGCTAGCAGAAAGACAGCGAGTAAAGTGACCTTTTTAACTTGCtaggtggattttttttctcaagaaTGTTGTCATGGTGTACAGATTGCATTTATGCCTGCGCCTAATGTATTAACATGCGTTTTTtcttacaaagacaacaaatcTAGCTCAACCGAGTTTTTAACACAAGAGATTTACACAAACCGCCAGCAATTCTGGAaggcaatgtttaatttttagGTAAAGTATAGGTAATGTGAGATAAAGAGTAAATACTAGTAATTGAAATGTCCTACTAACCTGAGCACCTACATACCAAACATATGTTCTGACTATTTGTGTAACCACACAAAGGTAACCCTTATTTTAGCACTATAAAGAGTAAATGGTGATCTATAGTGTGAGAAGGGGCAGGTGCACGGACCCATACCCGTATGAGTGAGGCTGTGTCTCGCCAGGTGGTAGCGCTGAACAAACCTCATGTCACACATGGTGCAAGCAAAAGGTTTCACACCTAAATGCAGAGCATCAATATATTATTTTCACACAATCTATCAAATCAGTGCTGTATTTTAAAACATCCATTTACAATTGATGGGTTGTTAACCACTTTTCACTTGCTATGTGAAATTTTCCTAAAAAGAATgcatgttcagtttttgttttttctccaaATCCAATAAAGAATACATCAAACTGTCAATCAAATTTCAAATCCACAACTAAACACATCACATGAGCTGATGATGTCACAGTCCTCTATTTATTTACTTAGATGTGGAGACTTGctttaaatgttgcatttacacACATAATGAAAGATAGATTGATCAAGACAAATGTACAACTGGTTACTTTTACagaataataatagtaattgcTTGAGACAGCTGACCCGCTATCTAACGTAATGTAGTTACAGTCTAATCTCAGTGACATGGGTAAGGTGGGCGGACGCATACCCATATGAGTGAGGCTGTGTCTCGCCAGGTGGTAGCGCTGAAAAAACCTCTTTTCACACATGGTGCAAGCATAAGGTTTCACACCTAAATGCAAAGTAGCAATATTACAATACCTCAAATTCCATTATTTACGAATAAATACTTAAGGTATTGGTTATTAACCACACATTTGCCAAttcatgcaaaaacaaaaaatgtttccTTCAAGTAACACTTAATTTCCAACAAACAATAGGGCAACAATACAACTAACCATTTTAGCTAGATCACCAATCAAAATGATTTTTATTCTGCCAACTGTATTCTAAAGAATTACAATTACAGTCAGCACTGCAAGCAATGCCTTTACCTTTGTGTGCCTCATGTTTACAGCTTTTTGATTAAAGTCGGATTTAAATCACGCTAATGATTAACGGAGTATTTTGTTTTATCGGTCTCTTTAAAAGCACATTTCAATGCATACATTTTAAGCAATTGAGCATTTCACCACTAGTGATTGTGTCTATTACTGAAGAGCTGATGAAGTAAGatcattttctgaaaaaaacTGTGGTAAGCAAAAAGGCAAACAATTTTAAAAGCACAGGATGGGGCCAAATGTGCTACTAAAATGAGACATCTGTGTTGAACCTGTTAACGCTGCTATTAGCACAATAAAGATTATGTGATAATGGCCTACAAAATGTGAGAAGGGCAGGTGCACTGACGCATACCCGTATGAGTGAGGCTGTGTCTCGCCAGGTGGTAACGCTGAACAAACCTCATGTCACACATGGTGCAAGCAAAAGGTTTCACACCTAAACGCAGAGCATTATGGTATTATTTtcagactttattttttttgtgttcacaATCCATCAATAAGCAATATACTTGAACTATCTATTCAGAATTGATGGGTTGTTAACCACTGTTTTTCAATTGTTTTGAAATGTCCTTTTTAGGAAATGAAATCAGGCTTTTCCTCCAAATCCAATAAAGAATATATCAAACTGTATGAACCAATTCTCAAATCCACAACTTAACACATCACATGAGCTGATGATGTTGCAGTCCTGTAtttctttacacattaagaGTTGCTTTAATGTTGCATAACACATAATGTAGGGTAGGCTTGATAAAGAAATTGTTTAAAAGAGTACTGATAACTACCTCAGATGGGTGACTCTGTATCTAACATAATTGCAGCCTAATCTCAGTGACATGGGTAAGGTGGGCGGACGCATACCCATATGAGTGAGGCTGTGTCTCGCCAGGTGGTAGCGCTGAAAAAACCTCTTGTCACACATGGTGCAAGCATAAGGTTTCACACCTAAATGCAAAGTAGCAATATTATATTACTTTGCCtcacttttcattttttaaattcaggAATTAATATATACACTATTGGTTATTAACCACACAATTGCCAATTcatgcaaaaacacaaatattttcTTCAAAATGCTTTTATCCATTTCATAATTTTGTAGTTACCAACagacattacaaaaaaaaaaaaaaaaaaaaaaaaaaactattatttgcGGTTATCCTGCTTAACTGATAATGTCTAACATCAACAGACTAGGAAACCTTGCTAAAACTTCATACTCAACATTGACATTTCCCTTATATGTAACAGGCGTATGTCTGAAGTGAGATAACAAAATTGAATGTCCACACTGATTTCTAACAGTAAATGTCATGGGCACGGTGCACGGACCCATACCCGTATGAGTGAGGCTGTGTCTCGCCAGGTGGTAACGCTGAAAAAACTTCATGTCACACATGGTGCAAGCATAAGGTTTCACACCTAAACGCAGAGCATCAAGAGAATTATTTTTGTGTCTCTGCCACCAggataaataatataaatctGTAATCCTATTTTATAAACTTCTGGACTAAATTGATATCGGTGGTTAATAACCAATGTCATTTCTCTGAAattactgacaaaaaaaaaggaacattagGCTATAATAAGATGCTCGTTTCAAATTACAAAATACCCAGAAAGGATCGAATACCCACTAACACAACACATGAGATGATGTCATCTGCCATTACACTTGAATAATTTGTGTATAAATACAGATATGAGACTAGATCAAGCATACAGGTTTGAAGCATCCTAATCTTGTGACTGGATTAAGATTGGCTGACGCATACCCATATGAGTGAGGCTGTGTCTTGCCAGGTGGTAGCGCTGAAAAAACCTCTTGTCACACATGGTGCAAGCGTACGGCTTCACCCCTATACACACAAAGTACCAACTTTAGCATAAAACACTCAACTGCCAAAAATAATCGACGTTAAACTTTACTAATTGCttagtaaagtttggttgcacTTATCAGCGCTTTGTTCACACTGGAAATTCCAGTATGCTTCAAATATCGGCTATTCCAATTGGAAATGACATTTTTACATGTGATTTAAGTTCAACTGTAACTGCTACTGGTCTCATGTGaaaatttgaattaaaaaaaattggggGAATTTAAAGTATCCTGTGTAGAAAGCTAAATAAGCTAAACTTATTTTGAAACCTAAAAACCTACAAAATGACGATTAAATGTATGGAGGCGAAACCAAAGTCCCTAGTGGGCACATTTGAACTAACACAATAGCAAGATTTTCCACACGATGCCAATAGGTGCTTGAGTTTATATAATTTCAACAGACCGCATACAGATTTCTGGAATTGGATTGGTAACGTAAATACTTGAATTTTTGTGACGCTGATCACAGAGGTTAGACAATTTTAGGCAGTTGGTAAACAACTATGCATAACACATTAAGATTGGACAGTCGTTTGCAAAGCAGGTCTTACTTTAACTAAAAAACTGTTTTACATTAACGGAAAACTGCTCTGAAAACCATCATACAAAACTTAGCTTGTGATATaagcaaaaataaacaattaactCTGCTCTATCTTCAAATTTAAAAACTGTACTGTAAAAGCAGACTGACAGACAACGAAACTTAAATCTTCATAACAGAGGATGATATGGTATTTCCTCCCCGTCACTTTGAATGTGAAATGACATAATGATTAAGCTGGGTAAAATTAATAAGAATTTTAGCCTAAATATAAAGTCCCAGTTCTATCAACTGAAAGCCCACAGTGTTTTCCCGCTACAGGTCTACCCCCCCACTAGGCCACATTACAGCATACTCATTCAGAATGTGATAGCAATTTCGATCAAATGTTCCAAAATGAATTGAGCCGTTTATACTAGGAGCTACAGCCACCTATCTGGTTCCTGTTTCTTTAGTTGCACAAATGCAGAAATCTATAATTGATCAGCTCTATGTTTTCCTGCAGGTGCCTGCAGCTGCTTCAAGGTAGGCGCCTTCCTTGACCCAGTTTTTACAGGTCTTGCCATTTTTGAATTCTAGATGATACACTTCTTTGGCACAGTTTGACCTTTCCTCACACAACTTTAATGTGTATTAATAATGCGACTATCGCCTTTTAAGACGAGGGAATGGACTTTTCTATTCTAATTGACTTATCAAAAAGAGATCATAATGTGCAGTGATGTCCATAACTCTGCAAGCCACAGACAATATAGGAAATATAATaggaaatattttcaaatgccCTTTCTTAGCCATTAGGCATTTCATGCATTTATGAGAAtctggtttttaaaaaaaaaaaaaaaagtcaatcaaTATTTTAACCTGTCTATATTTTCACAAGACCGATCCAGCTTTTGGACTGATTGTGAAGTCCATGCTGCATCAAGTCAAAGTAgaataaaaatatttgaaaaaggaATCCTCTCAgtaatgtaattttattttggttGCACACATCTAGGATTTAAACACAATTCAGTTTTAAGCAAAATAGTGGACTAAAACTACAAACCAAACAGTGTTGGCATTTTTGCTACAGGGTCATCATGTCATTTCATATACATAGTATGGGAAGAGGTTCTGTAATGCAGGTGCTTATAAAGCTCTTTGTAGATGCTGTATGAAACATTAGCACTTGTCAATGCAGCGACAGAAAGCAATACAAACTCGAGTTTGAAGCAGCCATGTAAACATTAATGTGGAGTGCATGCATGACTAAAGTCAGAAAAAGAGACGgtcaagatttaaaaaaatgagaaCATACCCGTATGAGTAAGACTGTGTCTCTCCAGTTGGTAACGTTGTATAAACCTCATGTCACACATGGTACAAGCATACGGCTTCACCCCTAAACAGAGCACAAGGATGTTAGATGCATTACAATGCACTGATGAAGTTCATGaacaacaatatttaaaaaaggacatAATAAAATGCTTTCAGCTTCCATTGCATGCttaattacagaaaaaaaatccatcagaGACATTACACGAAAAAGAGTTTAAGAACCTGCAGACATCAAGAGCTAAGGTGCATCACCAAGGCCTTACATGTTGCAGTTTGGACCAGCTTGAGTCATTCTGTCATCCTGCAAACAAACTGTTGATGGTGGTGAAAAAGCcattttacatttcatgttgaagcttttttaagttagcCCATGTTTACGATGCACCATTTCACTATTCCGTGAGGGCAAACATTCTTGTATTTGCCtaataaaaatattaagaaACATAGCCTCTTTCTCTTGATATTTTAGATTGATGCTgcatttaaaatactttttagtGTAATGTGCCTTTCATTGGATATGCAACATAGTACTCAACAATACACATGCAATAGTACCATTACAGTGTTAATCAGAATACAAGGTAACTGACAGAGAGTCACTTTTTCAGTGGACAGTTTTCCAACAAAGCCTACAAAttctattaaacattttttagaaAGGGAAATTAATTTATTAACAATGGCATAATTATGGTATTGTATATAGAGGGACTTATCAATAAAAACGTGTAGGTTGTTTATATGAAAGGTTTCAAAGTGAAAGGGGAACAAATAATTCAAGCATACCAGTATGAGTGAGGCTGTGTCTTGCCAAATGGTAACGCTGGAAGAACCTCATGTCACACATGGAGCAAGCGTATGGCTTCACCCCTAAACGCATACAGTACCAAACTTTAGAAAagtgttctcatgaaccatgtAAACAAAAATAGGTCATCTTACATACACTACTCAATGTTATGTCATTACAAGGtctcatttattttcttggcCAACTAGTCTCTATACATACCAGACATAAAATGTGTCATGACAATTCGAAAAGCAGTTAGCAAATACAATAAGTACACCAGAAAACATCTACTAGTGCTTAAACTTTAACCTTTCATAATCAGGAATTATATCAAATATCTACAAACCCTGATACTGTCAAGTGAAAGGGATAAATTAAACCAATACCCGTATGGGTGAGAGTGTGTCTTGCCAGGTGGTATCTCTGGAAAAATCTCATATCACACATGGAGCAAGCATATGGCTTCACCCCTGCACACACAGagcaaatattttgtaaaaaacaCAAGAAACTGAAAAGGACACACTCACTTAAATTAGCTTTCCAGACATGTCACAAGCAGTAGCACCAGTATGATGCAACACTAAATGCATTCAGCTAACATTTTCTAATCTGTCGACATGCGAGTCAAAGGGACCTCAAAGAAAATGTCTTATTGCTTAACTCAGTGCAGTTTTTCAATGCCGACATGCATTGCAAATTCAAAAAAGACTTGACGCAAGTCAAGGTGTAATTTACAGGCACTGCAGTTAAGTACCAATAGAGTTAACTTGGGAAAGCCTGTCCAAAAAAAGAGCCCTAAAGGGGTAAGGCAAAAACTGAAATGCACTCCTCCAGCATGCCCCAATAGTTAAAATGGCTGGATGCTTGTTATTATAAATACCAGACTAAAGTCATTCTATAAACAAAAGGACAGACAAGCTTCAGTAAACTGGGTATTTGGGCTGTAATGTAGCAAAGAAGGGCAAACCCATACCCGTGTGAGTGAGGCTGTGCCTTGCCAAGTGGTAGCGTTGGAAAAATCTCATGTCACACATGGAGCAAGCGTATGGCTTCACCCCTATACAGATAAAAAGTATGTAATTATAAGctagaaacagaaaaaaataagtcaTAACCATCAACTCTTCCCTTAGAATGACTCTTCTATTGCTTCTACACATTATAACATCAGCCTGAGAAACAAATGCTTGTTTTGCAGTACATGGTTATGCGTTTTGAGACCATGTGTGGGTCATTTCAAtcaaacaatctttaaaaaattagGAGTAATGAAGACATTACTGCACAGAACAAAGTAGAGCATTCAGCAGGGGAAAAGCTGAAGTTG is a window from the Perca flavescens isolate YP-PL-M2 chromosome 4, PFLA_1.0, whole genome shotgun sequence genome containing:
- the znf740a gene encoding gastrula zinc finger protein XlCGF57.1 isoform X18, which produces MSHLPSSSVRDHMKWAGLLGCEAVLSSMALMQASSMAAPPKKMMAPLGHGPPQREGPDRAPQSHMILPSGMSCPPLLIRKEGEFQAPRLLDEKEMRANEDMQQKKKNRKSVTPCKVREQEGRGGKGTGGDENGPSSKVQKNFICDHCYGAFRSGYHLKRHILIHTGEKPYACAVCDMRFIQRYHLERHSLIHTGVKPYACSMCDMRFFQRYHLARHSLTHTGVKPYACSMCDMRFFQRYHLARHSLTHTGVKPYACSMCDMRFFQRYHLARHTLTHTGVKPYACSMCDMRFFQRYHLARHSLTHTGVKPYACTMCDMRFIQRYQLERHSLTHTGVKPYACTMCDKRFFQRYHLARHSLTHMGVKPYACTMCDMKFFQRYHLARHSLTHTGVKPYACTMCDKRFFQRYHLARHSLTHMGVKPFACTMCDMRFVQRYHLARHSLTHTGVKPYACTMCEKRFFQRYHLARHSLTHMGVKPFACTMCDMRFVQRYHLARHSLTHTGVKPYACSMCDMRFIQRNHLERHSLTHTGEKPFACDMCDMRFIQRYHLERHKRVHSGEKPYQCERCQQNFSRTDRLLRHRRLCQGRGVAKVENQPCCEPRPYPQEPPPAPQTWSPLHPPPGRLAV
- the znf740a gene encoding gastrula zinc finger protein XlCGF57.1 isoform X17; its protein translation is MSHLPSSSVRDHMKWAGLLGCEAVLSSMALMQASSMAAPPKKMMAPLGHGPPQREGPDRAPQSHMILPSGMSCPPLVRTHFGNLIRKEGEFQAPRLLDEKEMRANEDMQQKKKNRKSVTPCKVREQEGRGGKGTGGDENGPSSKVQKNFICDHCYGAFRSGYHLKRHILIHTGVKPYACSMCDMRFFQRYHLARHTLTHTGVKPYACSMCDMRFFQRYHLARHSLTHTGVKPYACTMCDMRFIQRYQLERHSLTHTGVKPYACTMCDKRFFQRYHLARHSLTHMGVKPYACTMCDMKFFQRYHLARHSLTHTGVKPYACTMCDKRFFQRYHLARHSLTHMGVKPFACTMCDMRFVQRYHLARHSLTHTGVKPYACTMCEKRFFQRYHLARHSLTHMGVKPFACTMCDMRFVQRYHLARHSLTHTGVKPYACSMCDMRFIQRNHLERHSLTHTGEKPFACDMCDMRFIQRYHLERHKRVHSGEKPYQCERCQQNFSRTDRLLRHRRLCQGRGVAKVENQPCCEPRPYPQEPPPAPQTWSPLHPPPGRLAV
- the znf740a gene encoding gastrula zinc finger protein XlCGF57.1 isoform X13; amino-acid sequence: MSHLPSSSVRDHMKWAGLLGCEAVLSSMALMQASSMAAPPKKMMAPLGHGPPQREGPDRAPQSHMILPSGMSCPPLVRTHFGNLIRKEGEFQAPRLLDEKEMRANEDMQQKKKNRKSVTPCKVREQEGRGGKGTGGDENGPSSKVQKNFICDHCYGAFRSGYHLKRHILIHTGVKPYACSMCDMRFFQRYHLARHSLTHTGVKPYACSMCDMRFFQRYHLARHSLTHTGVKPYACSMCDMRFFQRYHLARHTLTHTGVKPYACSMCDMRFFQRYHLARHSLTHTGVKPYACTMCDMRFIQRYQLERHSLTHTGVKPYACTMCDKRFFQRYHLARHSLTHMGVKPYACTMCDMKFFQRYHLARHSLTHTGVKPYACTMCDKRFFQRYHLARHSLTHMGVKPFACTMCDMRFVQRYHLARHSLTHTGVKPYACTMCEKRFFQRYHLARHSLTHMGVKPFACTMCDMRFVQRYHLARHSLTHTGVKPYACSMCDMRFIQRNHLERHSLTHTGEKPFACDMCDMRFIQRYHLERHKRVHSGEKPYQCERCQQNFSRTDRLLRHRRLCQGRGVAKVENQPCCEPRPYPQEPPPAPQTWSPLHPPPGRLAV
- the znf740a gene encoding gastrula zinc finger protein XlCGF57.1 isoform X1, which gives rise to MSHLPSSSVRDHMKWAGLLGCEAVLSSMALMQASSMAAPPKKMMAPLGHGPPQREGPDRAPQSHMILPSGMSCPPLVRTHFGNLIRKEGEFQAPRLLDEKEMRANEDMQQKKKNRKSVTPCKVREQEGRGGKGTGGDENGPSSKVQKNFICDHCYGAFRSGYHLKRHILIHTGEKPYACAVCDMRFIQRYHLERHSLIHTGVKPYACSMCDMRFFQRYHLERHRLTHTGVKPYACSMCDMRFFQRYHLARHSLTHTGVKPYACSMCDMRFFQRYHLARHSLTHTGVKPYACSMCDMRFFQRYHLARHTLTHTGVKPYACSMCDMRFFQRYHLARHSLTHTGVKPYACTMCDMRFIQRYQLERHSLTHTGVKPYACTMCDKRFFQRYHLARHSLTHMGVKPYACTMCDMKFFQRYHLARHSLTHTGVKPYACTMCDKRFFQRYHLARHSLTHMGVKPFACTMCDMRFVQRYHLARHSLTHTGVKPYACTMCEKRFFQRYHLARHSLTHMGVKPFACTMCDMRFVQRYHLARHSLTHTGVKPYACSMCDMRFIQRNHLERHSLTHTGEKPFACDMCDMRFIQRYHLERHKRVHSGEKPYQCERCQQNFSRTDRLLRHRRLCQGRGVAKVENQPCCEPRPYPQEPPPAPQTWSPLHPPPGRLAV
- the znf740a gene encoding gastrula zinc finger protein XlCGF57.1 isoform X14 gives rise to the protein MSHLPSSSVRDHMKWAGLLGCEAVLSSMALMQASSMAAPPKKMMAPLGHGPPQREGPDRAPQSHMILPSGMSCPPLVRTHFGNLIRKEGEFQAPRLLDEKEMRANEDMQQKKKNRKSVTPCKVREQEGRGGKGTGGDENGPSSKVQKNFICDHCYGAFRSGYHLKRHILIHTGVKPYACSMCDMRFFQRYHLARHSLTHTGVKPYACSMCDMRFFQRYHLARHTLTHTGVKPYACSMCDMRFFQRYHLARHSLTHTGVKPYACTMCDMRFIQRYQLERHSLTHTGVKPYACTMCDKRFFQRYHLARHSLTHMGVKPYACTMCDMKFFQRYHLARHSLTHTGVKPYACTMCDKRFFQRYHLARHSLTHMGVKPFACTMCDMRFVQRYHLARHSLTHTGVKPYACTMCEKRFFQRYHLARHSLTHMGVKPFACTMCDMRFVQRYHLARHSLTHTGVKPYACSMCDMRFIQRNHLERHSLTHTGEKPFACDMCDMRFIQRYHLERHKRVHSGEKPYQCERCQQNFSRTDRLLRHRRLCQGRGVAKVENQPCCEPRPYPQEPPPAPQTWSPLHPPPGRLAV
- the znf740a gene encoding gastrula zinc finger protein XlCGF57.1 isoform X2 translates to MSHLPSSSVRDHMKWAGLLGCEAVLSSMALMQASSMAAPPKKMMAPLGHGPPQREGPDRAPQSHMILPSGMSCPPLLIRKEGEFQAPRLLDEKEMRANEDMQQKKKNRKSVTPCKVREQEGRGGKGTGGDENGPSSKVQKNFICDHCYGAFRSGYHLKRHILIHTGEKPYACAVCDMRFIQRYHLERHSLIHTGVKPYACSMCDMRFFQRYHLERHRLTHTGVKPYACSMCDMRFFQRYHLARHSLTHTGVKPYACSMCDMRFFQRYHLARHSLTHTGVKPYACSMCDMRFFQRYHLARHTLTHTGVKPYACSMCDMRFFQRYHLARHSLTHTGVKPYACTMCDMRFIQRYQLERHSLTHTGVKPYACTMCDKRFFQRYHLARHSLTHMGVKPYACTMCDMKFFQRYHLARHSLTHTGVKPYACTMCDKRFFQRYHLARHSLTHMGVKPFACTMCDMRFVQRYHLARHSLTHTGVKPYACTMCEKRFFQRYHLARHSLTHMGVKPFACTMCDMRFVQRYHLARHSLTHTGVKPYACSMCDMRFIQRNHLERHSLTHTGEKPFACDMCDMRFIQRYHLERHKRVHSGEKPYQCERCQQNFSRTDRLLRHRRLCQGRGVAKVENQPCCEPRPYPQEPPPAPQTWSPLHPPPGRLAV
- the znf740a gene encoding gastrula zinc finger protein XlCGF57.1 isoform X10, translating into MSHLPSSSVRDHMKWAGLLGCEAVLSSMALMQASSMAAPPKKMMAPLGHGPPQREGPDRAPQSHMILPSGMSCPPLVRTHFGNLIRKEGEFQAPRLLDEKEMRANEDMQQKKKNRKSVTPCKVREQEGRGGKGTGGDENGPSSKVQKNFICDHCYGAFRSGYHLKRHILIHTGEKPYACAVCDMRFIQRYHLERHSLIHTGVKPYACSMCDMRFFQRYHLERHRLTHTGVKPYACSMCDMRFFQRYHLARHSLTHTGVKPYACSMCDMRFFQRYHLARHTLTHTGVKPYACSMCDMRFFQRYHLARHSLTHTGVKPYACTMCDMRFIQRYQLERHSLTHTGVKPYACTMCDKRFFQRYHLARHSLTHMGVKPYACTMCDMKFFQRYHLARHSLTHTGVKPYACTMCDKRFFQRYHLARHSLTHMGVKPFACTMCDMRFVQRYHLARHSLTHTGVKPYACTMCEKRFFQRYHLARHSLTHMGVKPFACTMCDMRFVQRYHLARHSLTHTGVKPYACSMCDMRFIQRNHLERHSLTHTGEKPFACDMCDMRFIQRYHLERHKRVHSGEKPYQCERCQQNFSRTDRLLRHRRLCQGRGVAKVENQPCCEPRPYPQEPPPAPQTWSPLHPPPGRLAV
- the znf740a gene encoding gastrula zinc finger protein XlCGF57.1 isoform X9, whose amino-acid sequence is MSHLPSSSVRDHMKWAGLLGCEAVLSSMALMQASSMAAPPKKMMAPLGHGPPQREGPDRAPQSHMILPSGMSCPPLVRTHFGNLIRKEGEFQAPRLLDEKEMRANEDMQQKKKNRKSVTPCKVREQEGRGGKGTGGDENGPSSKVQKNFICDHCYGAFRSGYHLKRHILIHTGEKPYACAVCDMRFIQRYHLERHSLIHTGVKPYACSMCDMRFFQRYHLERHRLTHTGVKPYACSMCDMRFFQRYHLARHSLTHTGVKPYACSMCDMRFFQRYHLARHTLTHTGVKPYACSMCDMRFFQRYHLARHSLTHTGVKPYACTMCDMRFIQRYQLERHSLTHTGVKPYACTMCDKRFFQRYHLARHSLTHMGVKPYACTMCDMKFFQRYHLARHSLTHTGVKPYACTMCDKRFFQRYHLARHSLTHMGVKPFACTMCDMRFVQRYHLARHSLTHTGVKPYACTMCEKRFFQRYHLARHSLTHMGVKPFACTMCDMRFVQRYHLARHSLTHTGVKPYACSMCDMRFIQRNHLERHSLTHTGEKPFACDMCDMRFIQRYHLERHKRVHSGEKPYQCERCQQNFSRTDRLLRHRRLCQGRGVAKVENQPCCEPRPYPQEPPPAPQTWSPLHPPPGRLAV
- the znf740a gene encoding gastrula zinc finger protein XlCGF57.1 isoform X8; the protein is MSHLPSSSVRDHMKWAGLLGCEAVLSSMALMQASSMAAPPKKMMAPLGHGPPQREGPDRAPQSHMILPSGMSCPPLVRTHFGNLIRKEGEFQAPRLLDEKEMRANEDMQQKKKNRKSVTPCKVREQEGRGGKGTGGDENGPSSKVQKNFICDHCYGAFRSGYHLKRHILIHTGVKPYACSMCDMRFFQRYHLERHRLTHTGVKPYACSMCDMRFFQRYHLARHSLTHTGVKPYACSMCDMRFFQRYHLARHSLTHTGVKPYACSMCDMRFFQRYHLARHTLTHTGVKPYACSMCDMRFFQRYHLARHSLTHTGVKPYACTMCDMRFIQRYQLERHSLTHTGVKPYACTMCDKRFFQRYHLARHSLTHMGVKPYACTMCDMKFFQRYHLARHSLTHTGVKPYACTMCDKRFFQRYHLARHSLTHMGVKPFACTMCDMRFVQRYHLARHSLTHTGVKPYACTMCEKRFFQRYHLARHSLTHMGVKPFACTMCDMRFVQRYHLARHSLTHTGVKPYACSMCDMRFIQRNHLERHSLTHTGEKPFACDMCDMRFIQRYHLERHKRVHSGEKPYQCERCQQNFSRTDRLLRHRRLCQGRGVAKVENQPCCEPRPYPQEPPPAPQTWSPLHPPPGRLAV